The following coding sequences lie in one Mucilaginibacter sp. KACC 22773 genomic window:
- a CDS encoding AraC family transcriptional regulator — MKPHFLKVAVKPQNSFSIRHDILPTFRGIWHYHPELELHYVIKGEGVRFIGDNISNFSPGEITLLGEALPHCWRCKDEYFLPDSGLNVEVIVIHFLPDCLGKYLLNLPETYLLPKLFEKAKSGMVIKGEAREKLAGLMRQAVEATNLERIIVLLSILKILAETEEFAPIILSHSEFHQSNESDTIRLNKVCSYTLANYKQEISLEKIAAIGNLSVTSFCRYFKLMTKKTYFDFLTEIRISHACRFLIEDKLPTEVLCFECGYNNISNFYRHFKRVTNMTPLEYKRRYIKGQKAAVA; from the coding sequence ATGAAGCCTCATTTCCTTAAGGTTGCTGTAAAACCACAGAACTCTTTTAGCATCAGGCATGATATTTTGCCAACCTTCCGGGGTATCTGGCATTATCATCCCGAACTGGAGCTGCATTACGTAATTAAAGGCGAAGGTGTGCGTTTTATTGGTGATAATATCAGCAATTTTTCGCCCGGCGAGATCACCTTACTTGGCGAGGCCTTACCCCACTGCTGGCGCTGCAAGGACGAATACTTTTTACCCGATTCTGGCTTGAACGTAGAGGTTATTGTAATTCACTTTTTACCGGATTGTTTGGGCAAATATTTATTGAATTTGCCCGAAACTTACCTACTGCCAAAACTATTTGAAAAGGCTAAAAGCGGCATGGTGATAAAAGGCGAAGCCAGGGAAAAGCTGGCTGGGTTAATGCGCCAGGCGGTTGAGGCAACCAACCTCGAACGCATCATTGTGTTGCTATCTATTTTGAAAATACTGGCCGAAACTGAAGAGTTTGCCCCGATCATTCTCTCACACAGCGAATTTCACCAGTCAAACGAATCGGATACCATCCGGCTGAATAAAGTGTGCTCATACACACTTGCCAACTATAAACAGGAAATCAGCCTCGAAAAAATAGCAGCTATAGGTAATTTAAGCGTTACCTCGTTTTGCAGGTATTTTAAGCTGATGACCAAGAAAACGTATTTTGATTTTTTAACGGAGATAAGGATCAGTCACGCCTGCCGGTTTTTAATTGAGGATAAGCTGCCTACCGAAGTACTATGTTTTGAGTGCGGCTACAATAATATATCAAATTTTTACCGTCATTTTAAACGGGTTACCAACATGACCCCGCTGGAGTACAAGAGGCGATATATTAAAGGACAAAAGGCTGCTGTGGCATAG
- a CDS encoding outer membrane beta-barrel family protein, protein MKKTLLCLFILTFAAIGYAQNRRGGGNGNGNSGAGNFGKQRGTKDQKGPLPFREVYGVVKDTANKKLEGATIKLISATDSMVTSTGPTGKFRFGKVKSATFVITVTSVGFQTVVRKMLNNDESRSLELDAFVLKPQQHMLGEVVINGEPSVTYKTDTVEYRASDYKVRPNATVDELIKKMEGVEVAKDGTVTHQGQAVVKARLNGKDYIGGDVAQAIKNLPADIVDKVQIIDDYGDQAARTGIKDGDPQKVLNITTRADRSVGNVGRLSAGAGSDDRYDNRLFFQRINGNEQIGVIGSFVNTVNGVSGGTGGGSGGTTKTGGPNISYRSYLTKKIQINTSYNYNFRDVNSINHSDGQQFSTLGTTNFIRNSNSQNNNKTHNVNLELEYNIDSANYLKVTPSFSYSGVNSTNTSQSFKTGLIHQDILGLTGSNNTVPTWGAIVFYQHLFKKPKRNLSLQVSYNRADNETVNEQDNNIIYYQDSTNHVLKDSLVNRHISRSNLSKNFRTSFTYVEPLTDVSQLEFNAQVNSRSYDNQAYTYNIDSLGRRSLVDSLSNVFKYSFTETRLALNYRINQKKYNVSIGVTGVPTVLDGTKVTGGVVSTHRTNFNLIPIVRFQYVWSKQERFSVNYSGSPQEPSFNQIQPVRDESNPQNPVVGNPDLKPSFRNSINLQYNNYIVDSKFNVSANANVSFIKNQIVTNTVQIADTLGALKNETHYINLNGSYTIGGNYNISKQLDNRKYNLSLNGTINYGHGVSMSNNVQNFTTTWHFNERLGPQINPSESVEINPYVSYDVAKSYFTLPHSVNTNISTTALAIDGKFYFLTGRTATFGYNANKNFVKGISQNLTRNPLVINAYIEQQFFKRRNLTLTFQVFDILKQNNFVNQVTTENSVTNTLSNAQSRYFMFSAKLNLQKWTGSPMRHGQRMKRRGDGSFIE, encoded by the coding sequence ATGAAAAAAACTTTACTCTGTTTATTTATATTGACGTTTGCCGCCATAGGCTATGCCCAAAACCGCCGGGGAGGTGGTAACGGTAATGGAAACAGTGGCGCCGGCAACTTTGGGAAGCAACGGGGTACCAAAGATCAAAAAGGTCCTTTACCTTTCAGGGAAGTTTATGGGGTAGTGAAGGATACTGCAAATAAAAAACTGGAAGGGGCAACCATTAAACTGATATCGGCTACAGACAGCATGGTTACCAGTACCGGCCCGACAGGTAAGTTCAGGTTTGGGAAGGTTAAATCGGCTACTTTTGTTATCACTGTTACCAGCGTGGGGTTCCAAACGGTTGTCCGCAAGATGCTGAACAATGACGAATCGCGCAGTTTAGAACTTGATGCTTTTGTTTTGAAGCCGCAGCAACACATGCTGGGCGAAGTAGTGATAAATGGCGAGCCAAGTGTTACTTACAAAACCGATACGGTTGAGTATCGTGCCAGCGATTATAAAGTACGCCCGAACGCAACTGTTGACGAACTGATTAAAAAAATGGAGGGTGTGGAAGTTGCCAAAGACGGAACGGTTACCCACCAGGGCCAGGCCGTAGTAAAGGCCCGGCTGAATGGTAAAGATTATATTGGGGGAGATGTTGCCCAGGCCATTAAAAATTTGCCTGCCGATATAGTTGATAAAGTACAGATAATTGACGACTATGGCGACCAGGCGGCCCGGACCGGCATCAAAGATGGCGACCCGCAAAAAGTGTTGAATATTACCACAAGGGCCGATAGATCGGTGGGTAATGTTGGTCGATTAAGCGCGGGTGCAGGCAGTGACGACCGTTATGATAACCGCCTGTTTTTTCAACGGATAAACGGCAACGAGCAGATAGGGGTGATAGGCAGTTTTGTAAACACCGTAAATGGTGTTTCGGGCGGAACCGGTGGCGGCAGTGGCGGTACTACCAAAACAGGTGGGCCTAATATCAGTTACCGGAGTTATCTCACCAAAAAAATCCAGATAAATACCAGCTATAATTATAATTTCAGGGATGTTAATTCTATTAACCATAGCGATGGTCAACAGTTTAGCACATTGGGTACCACTAATTTTATCAGGAACTCCAATTCACAAAATAATAACAAAACTCATAATGTAAACCTGGAACTGGAGTATAATATTGATAGCGCTAATTACCTAAAAGTGACTCCCAGTTTTAGCTACTCGGGTGTAAATTCAACAAACACATCTCAAAGTTTCAAAACCGGTCTCATTCACCAGGATATTTTAGGATTAACCGGTAGCAATAATACCGTGCCCACCTGGGGAGCTATTGTATTTTATCAGCATTTGTTTAAAAAACCAAAGCGCAACCTATCGCTGCAGGTAAGCTACAACCGGGCGGATAATGAAACAGTTAACGAGCAGGATAATAACATCATCTACTACCAGGATTCTACTAATCATGTTTTAAAAGATTCACTGGTGAACCGCCACATCAGCCGCAGTAACCTGAGTAAAAACTTCAGGACGAGTTTTACCTACGTTGAGCCCCTTACCGATGTGTCGCAACTTGAGTTTAACGCCCAGGTAAATTCGCGAAGTTATGATAACCAGGCCTATACCTATAATATCGATTCGCTGGGCAGGCGCAGTCTTGTCGATTCATTGAGTAATGTTTTTAAATACTCATTTACCGAAACCCGCCTTGCACTTAATTATCGCATTAATCAAAAAAAATATAATGTATCAATAGGTGTAACCGGTGTGCCAACCGTTTTGGACGGAACAAAAGTAACCGGTGGGGTGGTAAGTACGCACCGCACTAATTTTAATCTGATCCCGATAGTGCGTTTTCAGTACGTATGGTCAAAGCAGGAGCGTTTCTCGGTTAACTATTCTGGCAGCCCGCAAGAGCCTTCATTTAACCAGATTCAGCCTGTGCGCGATGAGTCTAATCCGCAAAACCCGGTTGTGGGTAACCCCGATTTGAAACCATCATTCAGGAATTCCATCAATTTGCAATACAATAACTACATAGTCGATTCAAAGTTCAACGTATCGGCAAACGCCAACGTCAGCTTTATTAAAAACCAGATTGTTACCAATACGGTGCAGATAGCCGATACCCTTGGTGCTTTAAAAAACGAGACACATTACATAAACTTAAACGGCAGTTACACCATTGGCGGTAACTACAATATTTCGAAACAACTGGACAATAGGAAATATAACCTGTCGCTTAACGGCACCATCAATTACGGCCATGGCGTGTCAATGAGTAACAACGTTCAAAACTTTACCACTACCTGGCATTTTAACGAACGTTTAGGCCCACAAATAAACCCAAGCGAATCGGTAGAAATTAACCCGTACGTTTCCTATGACGTGGCAAAATCATATTTCACGCTGCCGCATTCGGTAAATACCAATATCAGCACAACGGCTTTAGCCATTGATGGTAAGTTTTATTTCCTTACCGGGCGTACTGCTACCTTTGGCTACAATGCTAATAAAAACTTCGTAAAAGGGATATCGCAAAACCTTACCCGTAATCCTTTGGTCATTAACGCATACATTGAACAGCAGTTTTTTAAGCGCCGCAACCTTACGCTCACATTCCAGGTATTTGATATATTAAAGCAAAACAACTTTGTTAACCAGGTAACAACCGAAAACTCGGTAACCAACACCCTCAGTAACGCCCAAAGCCGCTACTTCATGTTCAGCGCCAAGCTAAACCTGCAAAAATGGACGGGCTCGCCCATGCGTCACGGACAACGGATGAAAAGGAGAGGGGACGGAAGTTTTATTGAATAA
- a CDS encoding alpha-galactosidase has product MKIYYKIIFTLSLAMQSLFSIASAKQTSTVTIPYGKGNSIVYDLKTGTYNVYHGKKIFFSNITATFKIKDVAVATTDNLYRKYATTAINDGFGKGEKYVVTLTRNNLPKIEQVFYVYPGREFFLTQVVLTGKKISSNSIIPFSGNIPAVTGDARSVFVPFDNDTFIRYNAKEFKAPFSNTSAEVGTVYDNASRNGYIAGSVEHEVWKTGVRSTATGEGNRIVVWSGYTEESVTRDNIEHGEVKGDIVQSPKIFIGYYNDWRTGMEEYAKANRIAEPPFVFNWTKPTPVGWNSWGVMQEKLTYEKATKVADFFADSLSTFRTGNTAFIDLDSYWDFMLKGGLEGDYSRLKEFADYCKSKGLQPGVYWAPFTDWGWKDGPDRKVAGTNYTYGETWTKVGKGYHDIDGARAVDPTHPATLQHIDLVIGKLKECGFKMIKIDFLGHATAESTHFYDPAITTGMQAYRKGMEYLVSKLGDQMLIYAAISPSLASGRYVHTRRIACDAFKSIDNTQYTLNSVSYGWWQTYLYNFVDADHVVLNNETEGANRARMLSAIVTGTFITGDDFSVHGQWSSRAIAWYQNPEILTVIKNGKSFKPVEGNTGENASELFTQKIGNAYYVAVFNYSDKPKAFALDFKRLGLPLQKYKVTEILKGTNTDLNVKLPAADAVLYKFEFKN; this is encoded by the coding sequence ATGAAAATATACTATAAAATAATTTTTACCCTGTCGTTAGCCATGCAATCACTGTTTAGTATTGCATCAGCCAAACAAACGAGTACCGTAACAATCCCATACGGTAAAGGCAACAGCATTGTTTACGACCTTAAAACCGGCACCTATAATGTTTATCATGGCAAAAAAATATTTTTTTCTAATATAACAGCCACTTTCAAAATAAAAGATGTAGCCGTAGCCACAACTGATAATTTATATCGTAAATATGCTACTACGGCTATTAATGATGGTTTTGGCAAAGGCGAAAAATACGTAGTAACACTTACCCGTAATAACCTGCCAAAAATTGAACAGGTATTTTACGTTTACCCTGGCAGGGAATTTTTCCTGACCCAGGTTGTATTGACAGGAAAAAAAATATCCAGTAATTCCATTATTCCGTTTTCCGGGAATATTCCGGCTGTTACGGGCGATGCCCGCAGCGTTTTTGTGCCCTTTGATAACGATACGTTTATCCGGTATAACGCCAAAGAGTTCAAGGCCCCGTTCAGCAATACCAGTGCCGAAGTTGGTACGGTATATGACAACGCCAGTCGCAACGGTTACATAGCTGGTTCTGTTGAGCATGAGGTTTGGAAAACCGGGGTACGCAGTACGGCCACCGGCGAAGGCAACCGGATAGTTGTTTGGAGCGGATATACCGAAGAAAGCGTAACCCGCGATAATATCGAGCACGGAGAAGTTAAAGGTGATATAGTGCAGTCGCCCAAGATATTTATTGGTTACTACAATGACTGGCGAACCGGTATGGAAGAATATGCTAAAGCCAACCGCATTGCCGAACCTCCGTTTGTTTTTAACTGGACAAAACCTACGCCTGTTGGATGGAATAGCTGGGGCGTGATGCAGGAAAAACTAACCTACGAGAAAGCCACAAAAGTGGCCGATTTTTTTGCCGATAGCCTGTCAACCTTCCGCACCGGTAACACTGCTTTTATCGATTTGGATTCCTATTGGGATTTTATGCTGAAGGGCGGCTTAGAAGGAGATTACAGCAGGCTGAAGGAGTTTGCCGACTATTGCAAAAGCAAGGGATTGCAACCCGGAGTTTATTGGGCGCCATTTACTGATTGGGGCTGGAAAGATGGTCCCGACAGAAAAGTAGCCGGCACTAATTATACCTACGGCGAAACCTGGACAAAAGTTGGTAAAGGCTACCACGATATTGATGGCGCAAGGGCTGTTGATCCTACACACCCCGCAACGCTTCAACATATTGATTTGGTGATTGGTAAGCTGAAAGAATGCGGCTTTAAGATGATTAAAATAGATTTCCTGGGGCATGCTACCGCCGAGTCTACCCATTTTTATGATCCTGCCATAACTACAGGAATGCAGGCCTACCGTAAAGGGATGGAATACCTGGTCAGCAAATTGGGCGATCAGATGCTCATTTACGCCGCTATATCGCCAAGTCTGGCATCGGGCCGCTATGTGCATACCCGCCGCATTGCCTGCGATGCTTTTAAAAGTATCGATAATACGCAGTACACCTTAAACAGTGTAAGCTATGGCTGGTGGCAAACCTATTTGTACAATTTTGTTGATGCCGACCATGTGGTATTAAACAACGAAACTGAAGGGGCCAACCGCGCCCGGATGCTTTCGGCCATAGTTACCGGTACGTTTATTACCGGCGACGATTTTTCCGTACACGGACAGTGGAGCTCAAGGGCTATAGCGTGGTATCAAAATCCGGAGATTTTAACGGTTATTAAAAATGGTAAATCCTTTAAACCGGTTGAGGGTAATACCGGCGAAAACGCGTCTGAACTGTTCACTCAAAAAATCGGGAATGCGTATTATGTGGCCGTATTTAATTACTCGGATAAGCCTAAAGCGTTTGCATTGGATTTTAAAAGATTAGGCCTGCCCCTGCAAAAATATAAAGTTACCGAAATACTGAAAGGCACGAATACAGATTTGAATGTAAAATTGCCTGCCGCTGATGCTGTATTATATAAATTTGAGTTCAAGAACTAA
- a CDS encoding alpha-galactosidase: MRKTFTNKALPFGVVLVSSMVMAMGSYAQTVTIPVETQNNALVLQTGGDKTLKMVYFGSKLGNAKEYEHIGKMYRQADDSGVLTEAYMASGSQSLAEPAITVTHTDGNKSLNLVYVSHTVTKVDEDISLLTVNLKDPAYPFEVTLYYKTYFKEDVTEQWSVIKHNEKGEVTLNKYASANLNLKGNGFWLKQYHGNWALEMQPEEARLTHGIKTIDSKLGTRANLYEPSMFMVSMDKPATEDEGKVMLGALEWSGNFKIDLELDVSNNLRVIAGINNAAAEYHLKPAQEFTTPAFVYTYSDHGKGDASRKLQRWARQYKIVDGQGDRLTLLNNWESTYFDFNESKLFGLLKDTKKLGVDLFLLDDGWFANKFPRNDDHAGLGDWQENKLKLPNGIGSLVREATADGVKFGIWIEPEMVNPKSELYSKHPDWVIKQPNRPEKYFRNQLVLDLANSKVQDFVFGIVDDLFTKNPTLAYIKWDCNAVIYNAYSAYLKKDQSHLYTDYVFGLYKVLERVRAKYPKVPLMLCSGGGGRVDYGALKYFTEFWPSDNTEPLERVFIQWEYSYFYPAMTSSNHVTDWGKQPIKFRTDVAMMGKLGFDIVVSKLSEQDLTYVHDALKNYEYLKDAIWHGDQYRLQSPWDNDAASIMYVNESKSKAVVFNYLVNNRYNAGTKVPIRLKGLNPQKKYLVKEINLYAGSNSSIENNLVLTGDFLMTVGINPDVNSGRASVVLQLEESK; encoded by the coding sequence TTGAGAAAGACGTTTACAAACAAAGCATTGCCATTTGGTGTGGTGCTTGTAAGTTCGATGGTGATGGCTATGGGAAGCTACGCCCAAACTGTTACCATCCCGGTAGAAACACAAAATAATGCCCTGGTGCTGCAAACCGGAGGCGATAAAACCCTTAAAATGGTTTACTTCGGCAGTAAGCTGGGTAACGCCAAAGAATACGAACATATTGGCAAAATGTATCGGCAGGCCGATGACTCGGGTGTGTTAACTGAAGCCTATATGGCATCAGGTTCGCAAAGCCTGGCCGAACCGGCAATAACCGTGACGCATACCGATGGTAATAAATCCCTCAACCTGGTTTATGTAAGCCACACCGTGACCAAAGTTGACGAGGATATAAGCCTGCTTACTGTTAACCTGAAAGATCCTGCCTACCCGTTTGAAGTAACATTATATTATAAAACCTATTTTAAAGAGGACGTTACCGAGCAATGGTCGGTTATAAAGCATAACGAAAAGGGTGAAGTAACCCTGAACAAATATGCATCGGCCAATCTTAATTTAAAAGGTAATGGCTTTTGGCTAAAACAATACCACGGTAACTGGGCATTAGAGATGCAGCCCGAGGAGGCAAGGCTAACCCACGGCATTAAAACTATTGACAGCAAACTGGGTACCCGCGCTAATTTGTATGAGCCATCTATGTTCATGGTATCTATGGATAAACCTGCTACCGAGGATGAAGGTAAAGTAATGCTTGGCGCGCTGGAATGGTCGGGCAATTTTAAAATCGATCTGGAGTTGGATGTATCCAATAACTTAAGGGTTATTGCCGGTATTAACAATGCTGCGGCCGAATATCATCTTAAACCTGCACAGGAGTTTACTACGCCGGCGTTTGTCTATACTTATTCAGATCATGGTAAGGGAGATGCCAGCCGTAAGCTGCAACGTTGGGCACGCCAATATAAAATTGTTGATGGCCAGGGTGATAGGCTTACTTTGCTGAACAACTGGGAATCGACCTATTTTGATTTTAATGAAAGCAAACTGTTTGGTTTATTAAAAGATACCAAAAAATTAGGTGTCGATTTGTTTTTGTTAGATGATGGCTGGTTTGCTAACAAATTTCCGCGTAATGATGATCATGCCGGTTTGGGCGATTGGCAGGAAAATAAACTGAAATTACCTAATGGCATTGGTTCGTTGGTAAGGGAAGCAACTGCCGATGGCGTGAAATTCGGCATTTGGATTGAGCCCGAAATGGTTAACCCCAAAAGTGAACTTTACAGCAAACATCCCGATTGGGTGATAAAGCAACCAAACCGGCCCGAAAAGTATTTCCGCAACCAGTTGGTGCTGGATCTTGCTAATTCTAAAGTTCAGGATTTTGTATTCGGCATAGTGGATGACCTGTTTACCAAAAACCCAACCCTGGCCTATATTAAATGGGATTGTAACGCGGTGATTTATAATGCATATTCGGCTTATTTGAAAAAAGACCAATCGCATTTATATACCGATTATGTTTTCGGTTTGTACAAAGTATTGGAACGTGTAAGGGCAAAATATCCCAAAGTACCTTTGATGCTGTGCTCTGGCGGCGGTGGCCGTGTTGACTACGGCGCGCTTAAGTACTTTACTGAATTTTGGCCGAGTGATAACACCGAACCGCTGGAAAGGGTGTTTATCCAATGGGAGTACTCCTACTTTTACCCGGCTATGACCAGTTCAAACCATGTTACCGACTGGGGTAAACAACCTATAAAATTCCGCACGGACGTGGCTATGATGGGTAAGCTTGGGTTTGACATTGTAGTAAGCAAACTAAGTGAGCAAGACCTTACCTATGTGCATGACGCGCTTAAAAACTATGAATACCTGAAAGATGCCATCTGGCACGGCGACCAATATCGTTTGCAATCGCCGTGGGATAACGATGCCGCATCTATTATGTATGTTAATGAAAGCAAATCAAAAGCAGTGGTATTTAACTATTTGGTTAATAATCGTTACAATGCCGGAACAAAGGTGCCTATCCGCCTGAAAGGCCTCAATCCGCAAAAAAAATACCTGGTTAAAGAGATTAACCTTTATGCAGGCTCCAACTCATCTATCGAAAATAACCTGGTTTTAACAGGCGATTTCTTAATGACTGTAGGCATCAACCCCGATGTTAACAGCGGCAGAGCAAGTGTTGTTTTGCAGCTTGAAGAAAGCAAGTAA
- a CDS encoding sodium:solute symporter gives MKMLPVVDFAVIGIYLIAMVLIGFYFSRKNKNVEQFTTGSGLIPGWAIGLSLYATFLSSNTFLGVPGKAYGGNWSAFVFSLSMPLAAWIAVKYFIPFYRNSGEVSAYTHFEKRFGAWARTYAVICFLLTQLARMGSVFFGIALSLQALTGVSMKLIMLVMGIAIIIYTVSGGIKAVIWTEVVQAIVKTLGAVLIIYLVVTNVSGGFAQILSIGKTADKFSLGSFSLNFTQPTFWVILFYGFFINLNNFGMDQNYIQRYHAAKSTRQAAKSVWLCVLIYIPASFLFFAIGSCLYAYYSLHPGLLLSIKHQVAAERLPLTATPGQVNALMATLTPADYGDKIMPHFMVTRIPTGLVGVIVAAILSAAMSTISSGMNASATVFAVDIYKRYFKPKLNSKQTLFLLHIGTVVFGFAGMGVGIAMIGAKSILDLWWQLSGIFAAGMLGLFLLGIISRQTSNHEAIIATIIGVIVIIWLTFPAIIPDQYASLRSTFNTNMIIVVGTLAIFLTGILLTKARRQTV, from the coding sequence ATGAAAATGTTACCCGTGGTCGATTTTGCCGTTATAGGTATTTACCTTATTGCCATGGTATTAATCGGCTTTTATTTTTCGCGGAAGAATAAGAATGTCGAGCAATTTACCACCGGCTCGGGTTTGATACCGGGCTGGGCTATAGGGCTATCCCTATATGCCACATTTTTAAGCAGCAACACTTTTTTGGGCGTGCCTGGTAAAGCCTATGGCGGTAACTGGAGCGCTTTTGTATTCAGCCTGTCTATGCCCCTGGCGGCGTGGATAGCGGTTAAATATTTTATACCATTTTACCGTAACAGCGGCGAAGTATCAGCCTATACCCATTTCGAAAAACGTTTTGGGGCATGGGCGCGCACTTATGCGGTTATTTGTTTTTTACTTACACAGCTGGCGCGCATGGGCTCGGTGTTTTTTGGTATTGCATTAAGCCTGCAGGCGCTTACCGGGGTGTCTATGAAACTGATAATGCTTGTTATGGGTATTGCTATTATCATCTACACAGTATCGGGTGGTATAAAAGCGGTTATCTGGACAGAGGTAGTACAAGCCATTGTAAAAACACTGGGAGCAGTGCTTATTATTTACCTGGTGGTAACCAATGTGTCAGGCGGTTTTGCCCAAATACTGTCCATAGGTAAAACAGCCGATAAGTTTAGCCTGGGCAGTTTCTCGTTAAATTTTACACAGCCCACGTTTTGGGTAATATTGTTTTACGGTTTTTTTATAAACCTTAACAATTTTGGGATGGACCAAAATTATATACAACGGTATCATGCGGCAAAATCAACCAGGCAGGCAGCAAAATCGGTGTGGCTTTGCGTGCTGATATATATCCCGGCATCGTTTCTTTTTTTTGCGATAGGGTCCTGCCTGTACGCTTATTATAGCCTGCATCCCGGTTTACTTTTGAGTATAAAGCACCAGGTAGCTGCGGAACGGCTTCCGTTAACGGCTACCCCCGGCCAGGTAAACGCCCTGATGGCCACATTAACGCCTGCCGATTATGGCGATAAAATTATGCCTCATTTTATGGTAACCCGTATTCCAACAGGGTTGGTGGGTGTTATTGTTGCCGCAATCTTATCGGCCGCAATGAGCACCATTAGTTCGGGTATGAATGCATCGGCTACTGTTTTTGCAGTTGATATTTATAAACGGTATTTTAAACCGAAGCTTAACAGCAAGCAGACACTTTTTTTATTACATATTGGCACCGTAGTATTCGGGTTTGCCGGTATGGGCGTGGGCATAGCTATGATAGGGGCAAAAAGTATTCTGGATTTATGGTGGCAACTTTCGGGCATATTTGCTGCGGGCATGCTGGGGTTGTTTTTATTGGGCATCATCAGCAGGCAAACCAGCAATCACGAGGCAATTATAGCTACCATTATAGGTGTTATAGTTATCATTTGGCTTACATTCCCGGCCATTATTCCAGATCAGTACGCATCGCTTCGTAGTACCTTCAATACAAATATGATTATTGTGGTGGGTACGCTCGCTATTTTCCTTACGGGCATACTTTTAACAAAAGCAAGGCGGCAAACGGTTTAA
- a CDS encoding dihydrodipicolinate synthase family protein, with protein MEQAKKGFIPVMLTPFKSDGGIDYDALTQLTEMYLQAGATGVFANCLSSEMFELKEDERLQLIKHVIKVVNGAVPVVATGTFGGTVTHQADFIKKVHDTGTTAVIAITSLLADVNEADEVLNDRVFDLFDQTTGIPLGFYECPVPYKRLLSPQQLTDFVATGRVIYHKDTCLDIGQVNQKLAAQAVNPAFGLYDAYMGHAVETLKAGSAGLSCIQGNFFPELIVWLCNNYANEALQHEVNMVQEFLTDNMVVMHNVYPVIAKYYLTRRGLKISTVTRRNVGQFSASVRNQMEDLYSSYTLLQNNIGIL; from the coding sequence ATGGAACAGGCAAAAAAAGGGTTTATACCGGTAATGTTAACGCCTTTTAAAAGCGACGGAGGTATAGATTATGATGCACTTACGCAACTTACAGAGATGTATTTGCAGGCGGGTGCCACAGGGGTATTTGCCAATTGCCTATCCAGCGAGATGTTTGAACTTAAGGAGGATGAGCGGCTGCAACTTATTAAGCACGTTATAAAAGTGGTGAATGGCGCTGTGCCCGTAGTAGCCACAGGTACCTTTGGCGGCACCGTTACGCATCAAGCCGATTTTATAAAAAAAGTACATGATACAGGTACAACAGCGGTAATTGCCATTACAAGTTTACTGGCTGATGTTAACGAGGCAGATGAAGTTTTGAACGACCGGGTATTTGACTTGTTTGACCAAACTACAGGCATCCCGCTGGGTTTTTACGAATGCCCGGTGCCTTACAAAAGGCTGTTATCACCACAGCAGCTTACTGATTTTGTTGCTACCGGCAGGGTAATTTACCATAAAGATACCTGTCTTGATATCGGCCAGGTAAATCAAAAATTGGCTGCCCAGGCCGTAAACCCGGCCTTTGGTTTATACGATGCATATATGGGGCACGCCGTTGAAACTTTAAAAGCAGGTTCGGCCGGCCTATCATGTATCCAGGGGAATTTTTTTCCGGAGCTAATTGTATGGTTGTGTAATAATTATGCCAATGAGGCTTTGCAGCACGAGGTAAACATGGTACAAGAGTTTTTAACAGATAATATGGTTGTGATGCATAATGTATACCCGGTTATAGCTAAATATTATCTAACCAGGCGCGGATTAAAAATTTCGACAGTTACAAGGCGCAACGTGGGGCAATTTTCGGCTTCGGTGCGTAACCAGATGGAAGATTTGTATAGCAGTTATACTTTACTGCAAAATAATATCGGTATTTTGTAA